A segment of the Neoarius graeffei isolate fNeoGra1 chromosome 5, fNeoGra1.pri, whole genome shotgun sequence genome:
ggcattggcaggagcagctgtcacagagccgtctacatcatctccgcgtcagagtgaggagcagcaggctcctcctccctctctcggggaatcccttgcggatttcccgttagagcagtcgcgagacgagactctgcggcatgcatttgaccaagtgagagtaatcgatggtcaaacgctccagccaaatgccaccccatccttcccctatttttccattatgaaggataggttataccaagtgacgcaggacattcagactaaggagccaatcacacaacttttgatcccaaagagctgccgggaattggtattccaggcggctcactttaatcccatagctggacacttggggcaggataagacagcagcgattgcggcctgcccaaggcccaagaccaaaaagggggtgagacagttcctggggctggctggctactatcgtaggtttatacctaattattcggacgtcaccagcccgctgactgatctcactaaaaagggggcaccagatccggtccagtggatggagcaataccagcgggctttctctgaggtgaaggctgcactgtgtgagggggccactgttacactcccctgacttttctctcccctttatgttgcagacggacgcgtcagacagagggctgggggctgttctgtcccaggaggtggaggatcgccccgtgctgtatatcagcagaaagctgtcggtgcgtgaggagcgctacagcaccatagagaaagagtgcctagccatcaagtgggcggtcatcgccctccgctactacttgctaggatgccctttcaccctctgttcagaccacgcgcccctccagtggctccaccgcatgaaggatgccaacgcgcggatcacccattggtatctggcactccagcccttcaacttcaaggtgatccacaggctgggggcacagatggtcgtggcggacttcctctcccatcaagggcggcctgagtcaggcggtgggggtatgtggcagcgggggcgtggtcaagcatcggcctgtgaccggagggcggagtcagggaaggtaagtggcagaatcactgcacctgatgtcaattaacctgtgtttgtgtgtcttccccagtgtccgcaccctatataaggagagagagagagagagagcagaggaagggagctctctccccaaccggaCGACtgatgtgcgtgtgtgcgcgtctgtgtgactgggagattgtaaagctgaaaagctgcaaatagagtttttttggaactcagttctggcctgccatacttctgtgctccacccacccactcaaagtccTACAGGTACTACTATATGCACTGAGCCACTGTGCTCCATttctccacatactcgttgtgTTTATTAAATTAAAAATGTGCATGAGACCAGCTCACACATCGtttcacatgcactcacacaaacacacacccgaGTGGTGAACTAAATTTGAATTTGGCACCTCATATGATGAGAacatgaataaaagtatttcaattTGTTTGTGCATGGTTTGTGCATGCAAAATACACGTGCTTCATTATTTCTTAAGTTATTAAtgttatagggtagtcacactagtggcggaatgagccggaatgccgtcaaaatgaaaattctttgtatattctgggatattcgaagtgcattccaaaaattctgactgcattccaaacattcggacccattcttgtggccggcccgaatgttttactcatgctcaaaacattcgaggtgcattcgaagaggagaaatatctaacggcattcaaagtgtattctaactgcattctgactgcattctaaatattcttatggcattccaacagcattcgaaacattctgatcatgttcgagggaaaaatttaaatggcaagccacttcaaatcctgccagaatgtcccgaatgtgcctcgaatgagccggaatgccgtcggaatgaaaattcttcatgtattccaggatattcgaagtacattctaattattcgagctgcattctctttgaattcttagacgttcgaaacatattcagtggctattccgggagcgttctgactgcatttgagctgaattcgtacagcattcgaggcaccttccgaccagacttcgggtggtattcgggcagcaatcaaaccgcactcgtacggcattcgaagtgcattcttaatattctgacAGCATTCTagatattcctactgtgttccaactacatttgaactgcattcaaaagctaatacacctggaatatgcaagaatcattcgaggcgggttcaaagcgcattctaagtattcgaacggcattcttacaaagctgtaagaatgttggtcagtttgaaattcccgcccgaatgtggcatgaattttgaaaaatttttcattccagctggttctgcttgattcctgctaattctgaaTAAGTGTGATGGGGCCTTTAATGGGGTGCTGTCATGTCATTAAACCATTTACCAGTTAATTTCTCTAAAactgagcaatttttttttattttgtgtgcacaaaaaatgcacaactgaactgaaatacttttattcatgtTACCATCATATGGGGTGCCAAATAAAGCCAACGCAGAGAAAACCTCGCTTACGGCAGGCCCAGAGACGATGCAGTCAGGAGGAAAAGAGCATGCAGGAAaccgacagtgtgtgtgtaggagagatATCCGCTCATTTCCAGTTTGTGAGTTAATTGTTATGCATCTCTCCTGGGTTATTACCTGGGTCCTATTTGAATTGTCATGACCAGGCGTTAACCCATGTTAACTCACTTGGTTTGAACTGAAAAAAGAAGGGCTGAATATTGGTCAAATAACCCATGTCCAACCCTGGTCTTTGGTATGAAAGAGGCAACAAATTCTGTACAATTATATGACATGAAAATGTGTTGCAGTATGGGACTGGGTCAAGGTTGTGATCAGTTCGGAGCCTATTCCgtgaacactgggcatgaggcaaGAATACATCTTGAATTGGACCCCGGTTCATTGTAGGGCCCTGTGCGCGCACACATTCACACATCCATTCACACCAAGGGGCAATTTATAGTTGCCAATCCACCGACCAGCAAGTTTTAGAGAACTGTGACGAAACTAGAGAACCTGAAAAAACCTCCTGTGGATATGGGACATAACCCAAGCTTGAACCATGGACCCTAGAGCTGTGACTTTACAATGCTACATTTTTTCTAACAGTGAATGTAATTGTCTAATTTAAGTTTTATTTAGTCTTTTAAGCACATATCCATAAGAGCAGGCCTGCTTTTCAGAAAAATAGTTAGAACATTTTTAGAAAGCTAGATCTGTTAAGCATCCGAAAACCCCAGAGGGACTCCATGTGTGACAGCTGAAATCCTGAGGAGGAATTTAATTTGGGTTGATTAGGTATTAGTAAGGCATGAGAAATTCTTGAAGCCTGGGTGTTGCTTTAAGGACCTGATACTAACCTGTTTGCATCGAGTGCAGCGAGGAGCAAACTTGTTTTCATAGCAGGGCACACAGTAGTGATCATCCTTATCTGGGATAAAGGACTTGGAGCCAATAGGCTGGTTACAGCTGCTGCAAATGAAACAGCCCTCGTGCCATGTGTTGCCAGCATACTCCAGCTTCCTCGTacctgagagaaagaaagagtcaGCAAGTTTATTCTAATTATTAGCACACAAAGAAAGTGGATCTTACAGCACCatacatttaatttacacaaaatGGCTTCATGCCCCAGAGCTTCAAGTGCAGCAGATGTTCTTCAAAAGGCCGTTCCACTGTGATCACACAAAGAAAGCTAAAACAAAGATTTCTAGTGACAGTATAATGACTTGATATTATTACGCTCAAAAAGTGACCTTCAAAGTCTGCTAGGTGTTCACAACTTCTCCAGATGAAAAGGACAGCTGAGGGTTTCTTCAGTTAGGCCATATTAAAGAGATCAGTATAGCTTTCTTCTGCAAAGGTAAGATAGAGGACATAATCctccaggctttttttttttttgaagaaatatTCAGCTGGAACATGGCTTTTGAGTTTAAGACTCAGTGGGAAGAGTACAGAAGGAGTCATTTTCAGTCTAAAACCCATGGGGTGAAATTAATCTGAGAAAAGTGAACACACTTTGGTATGCAATGTGTGTTTAAGTGCATTTCTGTTACATAGACTGTATTGTTTCTGACTTTCTGTTCCCACATCACAGACAGAATTCCTGACCACTAACTATGTGCCTTTCTGCAAAATGAAAGCGTTGGTGTAAGATGCATGAAACAAGTTTTGCTCTGTTGGAACAAAGTATTGTCTTTACATTCTTGATTATTACTACGGAAAGGCACAAAACTGAACGACCTGTTTTGTACGTTAGAAAAAGGTCATAACAGAAAACTACAGAATTCTTTGTACTCAATACAAAACCCTTATTAACTCATGGAATCTTTTCCTATTTTATTACTCTTTTTTTTCTGGATGATACAGCCCTCGATGAAATAGCTTACAGGCTTATCTCCTCCTCTCATCAGATGTTTGGCAGACTGCCGCACACAAAGATTTGGCTGAGAGACAGCAAGATCAGCACACTGGCAATTACTGTCATATCTTGCCTTTATGCTCACTGCTTAaatttttgtctctctttctagtCCTGGATCTTTTCCATCTCTTCCTCCTACTCCCATTTTTTTCTTTAGCCAACAGTGCTTTCATGTTTGTGATTTTACCTGCATCACACTGCTCATGAATGGCCACCTCACCTAAGCACAGGATAAGCATTTATAGGCTTACGCACAATAGAAATGTGTTACATGTAAGGGTTTTACTCTTTTTCCTGGAGTTATTGAAAAAAAAGCTATACAGGATGTTGATGATGACTGACGATGAGAGCATTAAAAGTATTTAAATCTTCAGTTCCGCTACACCCGGGGCAGCAGTCTATTGAAGGCCACCatgctcacacacattcacaacaAGTGGATGTATTAAGTATGAATTTAGAGTAGGCAATTCACATTCTAGCATGTTTTTGGTGTATTGGAAGAAACCCTGagaatctggaggaaacccacacaaatatgattagaacatgtgaaactcagaGACAGCGCTCAGGATTAAACCAGGGATCATGGAGTTGTAAGGTGGCAATGCTAActgctgcaccactgtgctgcccctcctcctcctcctcctcctttttctGAAGGAAAATACTGCACTGCCTGAATAGATCTGACtgacacaaaaaaaaatctgacttaTGTACAGACAAAATGCATGATAGGTTCATACCAGGCATGACAGTCTTGTCACAGGCAACACATTTGGAAGAGAATTCGTTGCAGTAACAGTCATTGCAAAGCAGAGCATCGTCCTGACTGGTGAAGGGCTCATCAGCCAGTGAGCGGTCACAGCGGAAACAGCGGAAGCAGTGCTCATGATAGTGCCTATCTTCATAGAAcagctcctacacacacacacacacacacacacacacacacacacacacaaattgccaTACATTTGCACACCATGTCTGGGTGATCATAATATTCAAATTATACGCCATGACATTAGTATAATAAGTTTTGTGGGTAAAAATAACTGACAGAGAACTTGATAATACTAAGGACACAATGTACTGAAAGTTGCATAAACCTGGTTAACAAATGTGTTCTTTAAGAGAACGGTAACAAATTATTATCTAACCAAAGACATTTCCAATGATATTAAAATTTCCAGAGATAACATGCAAATCAGCAGCACGTTGATAACTTGTGCCTGTGTAAAAATCCAAAAATATCCATGCGTAAAAATATGCAAAAAGACAGGAATGTAACTTGTTGCTTGCGTATTGTGCAGTAAAGTCAAATAAAAGTTTACTGCCTCCTGCCCCTCAGTGTCAATAACTTGTCAGCCTGTTCAGGCTGAGCTCCAGATCTCAATTTCCTCCATGACTCTCAAATCATTTCCTGACTAATGTTTACTATGCACTAAATGATCTGCTTTGGCAGATGCTCTTTTCATTTAAAGGGGATTAAACCTGTGAGTAAATTGCTTCAAGCGGATTAAGCAGTTCATTTTGGTCATTGAAATGCTGCCTAATGTTTTATTCATTACTGTTTTGAGTTTATTGAAAGaataatattataataaataGCTGTGACCCATTCTAGCTCAAAGGAACAGTCTGATGGTGCAGAGTCTCTGTTAATTATAGGGTCCTCCTTTGGAGGTGCAAAACAGTAATTTTCAATTTGTTGTTGGAAACTCACCCTCGCATCATGGCCTATCAGCTCCTTGCATTCATCGCAGGTGTTGGCAAACAGGCTGTCGTAGCAGGGGATACAGTACGGATTGTCCTCCGCCTGGATGTACTTCCTTCCATACAGGGATTCTTTGCAGTTGTCGCAATCAAAGCGCTCACTCATGTTTCCCTGGTCAGTGTCAATCTCTGTAAaacgcagacacacacagacaaagacGGGTGAGCTGTTAAAAATATATGTGCAACGGAGCAGGTgggaaaaaagagaaagagcGCTCTCTCATGAGAATTTACACATAATGCCCATTAACTTTTATAGGTCCGTGATAGCAGGCCAGGCACGCAGAGAGCTGCTGCCAGAAGTTACTGACACTTAATAACTCAGTAAAATCTCCTTTCCTTACTTTCAACACTCACTTTTGCACAAGCTCTGCATAAAATGGTTGTATCTCTCCCATAGAACGAAAGGAAAATTAGTATCCAGCTGCTGACAGTACAAACATCTCCTTGTCGCACATGTAAATATT
Coding sequences within it:
- the fhl3a gene encoding four and a half LIM domains protein 3, whose translation is MSERFDCDNCKESLYGRKYIQAEDNPYCIPCYDSLFANTCDECKELIGHDARELFYEDRHYHEHCFRCFRCDRSLADEPFTSQDDALLCNDCYCNEFSSKCVACDKTVMPGTRKLEYAGNTWHEGCFICSSCNQPIGSKSFIPDKDDHYCVPCYENKFAPRCTRCKQVLAKGGVTYRDEPWHKECFLCAGCKVQLAGQHFTSRDDRPYCLKCFGNLYAKKCEACSKPITGFGGGKYISFEERQWHQSCFTCTRCSVSLVGAGFFPERDEILCRECNSNL